One region of Eriocheir sinensis breed Jianghai 21 unplaced genomic scaffold, ASM2467909v1 Scaffold487, whole genome shotgun sequence genomic DNA includes:
- the LOC126992534 gene encoding general transcription factor IIH subunit 3-like, with translation MAEEGCLLVMVVDMHPQLAEHDAHTYFNAVVAFANLHLAANARNSLAVLAANHLESRFLYPGSNEDGVGRQKDGRLEMLGQVDRAIERGVRAMAEAAASTPTNPEQNESLLSGAMGRGLLYIKRKETEEILAKRMQARLLVLKISSDTGSQYLTYINTYLTAQKSSTPVDVCVIGAIMASCSRAQTSPAAPTTVCARTPRPDTVDYRAACFCHRTLVDMASVCSNCLSVYCKAVPLCTTCNVIFQTDRPLVRTGKKKK, from the exons ATGGCGGAGGAGGGGTGCCTGCTGGTGATGGTTGTGGACATGCACCCACAGCTGGCTGAGCACGACGCACACACCTACTTCAACGCTGTCGTGGCGTTCGCTAACCTCCACCTGGCAGCCAACGCGCGGAACTCCCTCGCTGTGCTGGCCGCCAATCACCTGGAGTCACGGTTCCTCTACCCAGGCTCCAATGAAGATGGG GTTGGGAGACAGAAGGACGGGCGGCTGGAGATGCTGGGACAAGTGGACCGGGCCATTGAGAGGGGCGTGAGGGCCATGGCTGAGGCGGCCGCTAGCACCCCCACCAACCCTGAACAGAATGAGTCCCTTCTCTCCGGGGCCATGGGCAGGGGGCTCCTCTACATCAAGCGCAAGGAGACCGAGGAGATCCTGGCCAAGAGGATGCAAGCCAGGCTACTTGTGCTCAAGATATCCT CGGACACGGGCAGCCAGTACCTGACCTACATCAACACCTACCTCACGGCCCAGAAGTCCTCGACGCCCGTGGATGTGTGTGTCATAGGGGCGATCATGGCCTCCTGCAGCAGGGCGCAGACATCACCGGCGGCACCTACCACTGTGTGCGCcag AACACCCCGCCCGGACACAGTGGACTACCGCGCGGCCTGCTTCTGTCACCGCACGCTGGTGGACATGGCCAGCGTGTGCTCCAACTGCCTCTCTGTTTACTGCAAGGCCGTCCCGCTGTGCACCACCTGCAATGTTATCTTCCAGACGGACCGACCGCTCGTACGCACgggcaagaagaagaagtga